The genomic DNA CATTCCCACAGCTCGAATGTGTTCTTCCTGTTTTGCTACATCCATAATAAGTTGAAACATTTCTTCTTCTGTACGCATTCACTCGCTCCCTCTCTTCAAAAGTTTCTATTAAAACATAGATTTTTTTATAAGTCTTTTGTTTTCTATCGCTTTTTCTATGGTACTTCGTATACACTAACATTACAAGGAGGGATGTTTCATGCATTGGTTAAAAATAACAAGTTTATCCATTGTCAGTTTTGGCTTTTGTATTCTTTTGATTTTAGGTCTACTTATTTTTACTGGCAAAAATACGCAACCCACCGATAAACCAGATGCTATTTTAATTTTAGGAGCCCGTGTTTTAGGGACGTCTAAAGAAACCGCACTGCCCAGCCGTGTTTTGCAAGCTCGGTTAGATGTGGCTATCCCCTATATTAAAAAACACCCCGAGACACCCGTTATTGTTAGCGGAGGGCAAGGAGCAGATGAGCCGGCTACGGAAGCCGCGGTTATGAAACAATACTTGCTAAATAAAGGTGTTCCAGAAAAACAGATTCTCTTAGAAAATCGTGCCACACGCACCAAAGAAAATATTGTCAATTCACAAAAACTCCTTTCTTTTAAACGGCTAGTGATTGTTACTAGTGACTTTCACATGTACCGCTCGCAACTTTTAGCCAAGCGAGCAGGCATCTCAAATGTTTCAGGCATCACTGCGGCTTCTTCTTTTCCAAAAGATATCAAAAATTTTGGTCGAGAGTTGCTTTCTTTAGGCTATGCCTTACTCTTTGATTGGTAAAAGAGCGTCCTTCGCAAGACCATTTTGCGAAGGACGCTTTTATATTCTGTGGATTTGCTCACTTTTGTTCTCTTCTTCTTGTGTTTAAATTATAAAAATGATAACATATCTTTGTTAGCGCTTACAAATAATATTTATTTTATAGGAGGAGAAAGTTATGGGGCATCAATTGAGCACTCATTTTTTTAACAAGAAAACAGGGATTATTTCAACTTTTTTAAGTTTGATACTTTTAGTCGGTGGGTTATTGTTTGCACTACCTGCATTTGAAGTACAAGCAGCATCAACTGTTACACCTAAAACAGTCATGTATGTAGAAGTAAACAACCACGATTTTAACAATGTGGGAAAATATACTTTAGCTGGAACCAATCAACCTGCTTTTGATATGGGGATTATTTTTGCAGCCAATATTAATTATGATACGGTCAATAAAAAACCTTACTTATATCTAAATGAACGGGTCCAACAAACTTTAAACGAAGCTGAAACACAAATTCGTCCAGTTCAAGCACGCGGCACTAAAGTCCTATTGTCTATTTTAGGCAACCATGAAGGCGCTGGCTTTGCTAACTTCCCAACTTACGAAAGTGCGGATGCCTTTGCAGCTCAATTAGAACAAGTCGTTAATACGTATCATTTAGATGGTATTGATTTTGATGATGAGTATGCTGAATACGGAAAAAATGGGACGCCTCAACCAAATAATTCTTCGTTCATTTGGTTACTTCAAGCCTTAAGAAATCGCTTAGGTAATGATAAATTAATTACTTTTTATAATATTGGACCAGCGGCTGCGAACTCTTCAGCTAATCCTCAAATGAGTTCTTTAATTGATTATGCTTGGAACCCTTATTATAGTACCTGGAATCCGCCACAAATTGCGGGGATGCCTGCTTCTCGTTTAGGTGCTTCTGCCGTTGAAGTTGGTGTCAATCAAAATCTAGCTGCGCAATATGCTAAACGTACAAAAGCGGAGCAATATGGTATTTATCTAATGTATAACCTCCCAGGAAAAGATTCATCTGCGTATATCTCGGCGGCGACACAAGAACTTTATGGTCGAAAAACGAACTATTCACCAACTGTTCCAACACCTTAATATTATCTCGTGTCTACAAGCGCC from Enterococcus faecalis includes the following:
- a CDS encoding YdcF family protein, encoding MHWLKITSLSIVSFGFCILLILGLLIFTGKNTQPTDKPDAILILGARVLGTSKETALPSRVLQARLDVAIPYIKKHPETPVIVSGGQGADEPATEAAVMKQYLLNKGVPEKQILLENRATRTKENIVNSQKLLSFKRLVIVTSDFHMYRSQLLAKRAGISNVSGITAASSFPKDIKNFGRELLSLGYALLFDW
- a CDS encoding endo-beta-N-acetylglucosaminidase; the encoded protein is MGHQLSTHFFNKKTGIISTFLSLILLVGGLLFALPAFEVQAASTVTPKTVMYVEVNNHDFNNVGKYTLAGTNQPAFDMGIIFAANINYDTVNKKPYLYLNERVQQTLNEAETQIRPVQARGTKVLLSILGNHEGAGFANFPTYESADAFAAQLEQVVNTYHLDGIDFDDEYAEYGKNGTPQPNNSSFIWLLQALRNRLGNDKLITFYNIGPAAANSSANPQMSSLIDYAWNPYYSTWNPPQIAGMPASRLGASAVEVGVNQNLAAQYAKRTKAEQYGIYLMYNLPGKDSSAYISAATQELYGRKTNYSPTVPTP